The following coding sequences lie in one Microbacterium sp. XT11 genomic window:
- a CDS encoding TetR/AcrR family transcriptional regulator → MGSMDSGATIPDDPGSDGREAGSSTTGGVLADAIVQAAADELLETGYAAMTVDRVAARAGTNKNAIYRRFSNRMELGVAAYGRLTRSAPVPDTGSLRGDILALLTGANEHWTSPLGKVLRELMVAAGGAPDLLEHLDDGGSDQIAAPWMQVLERAVARDEAPSSALRLRVATLPMVMLRNEFVTRGAPSVPAHVLIEIVDDVYLPLIRGYRS, encoded by the coding sequence ATGGGATCGATGGATTCCGGCGCAACCATTCCCGATGATCCGGGCTCTGACGGCCGAGAAGCGGGTTCGTCGACCACCGGGGGGGTCTTGGCCGATGCCATAGTCCAAGCGGCTGCCGATGAGCTACTCGAAACCGGCTATGCGGCCATGACCGTGGATCGTGTCGCGGCGCGCGCTGGCACCAACAAGAATGCGATCTACCGCCGGTTTTCAAACCGGATGGAGCTGGGGGTGGCAGCCTATGGACGCCTGACGCGGTCGGCCCCCGTGCCCGACACAGGCAGTCTTCGCGGCGACATCCTGGCTCTGCTCACGGGAGCGAACGAGCACTGGACCTCACCGTTGGGAAAGGTCCTGCGGGAGCTGATGGTTGCCGCCGGAGGCGCCCCGGACCTCCTCGAACACCTCGACGACGGAGGCTCTGATCAAATCGCAGCACCGTGGATGCAGGTGCTCGAGCGCGCGGTGGCCCGCGACGAGGCTCCCTCGTCCGCCCTTCGTCTCCGGGTGGCAACGCTCCCGATGGTCATGCTGCGCAACGAGTTCGTCACCCGCGGAGCGCCGTCGGTGCCCGCACACGTGCTCATCGAGATCGTGGACGACGTCTACCTTCCGCTCATTCGCGGATACCGAAGCTAG
- a CDS encoding helix-turn-helix transcriptional regulator, whose translation MVRLPLTREDVKRGQRLGELLRVARGPRSILDVAIEAGISPETLRKIETGRVATPAFPTVAAVAIVLGLSLDDLWAQISTPHGSPPEALTSAAVLASR comes from the coding sequence ATGGTCAGATTGCCGCTCACTCGCGAGGACGTCAAACGCGGGCAGCGGCTCGGAGAACTACTCCGTGTCGCGCGCGGTCCACGTTCGATCCTCGACGTCGCGATCGAGGCGGGGATCTCCCCCGAGACGTTGCGCAAGATCGAGACCGGCAGGGTCGCCACACCAGCGTTTCCCACCGTTGCCGCGGTCGCCATCGTGCTCGGCCTGTCCCTCGACGACCTCTGGGCCCAGATCAGCACACCCCACGGATCACCTCCGGAGGCGCTGACGTCAGCGGCGGTGTTGGCTTCGCGCTAA
- a CDS encoding DUF2269 family protein: MAYFLLIVHIATAIVFIGALTISVSLFPRYAAQASDVNDKSHDTHPVALAMHRITKVYGRLAIIPPAVGITLAVVLGRLDELWIILSVALSLIGGALLIWVIIPAQRRMLADPRHEPSTRRRAGAAAGILNSIWFAILVLMVLKPGAGG, translated from the coding sequence ATGGCCTACTTCTTGCTCATCGTGCACATCGCCACCGCGATCGTCTTCATCGGCGCACTCACGATCTCCGTCAGCCTCTTCCCTCGGTACGCCGCACAGGCCTCTGATGTCAACGACAAGTCCCACGACACACACCCCGTCGCGCTCGCAATGCACCGGATCACGAAGGTGTACGGACGCCTCGCGATTATCCCGCCCGCCGTCGGCATCACCCTCGCCGTAGTCCTCGGCAGGCTGGACGAACTGTGGATCATCCTCTCCGTTGCCCTCTCCCTCATCGGCGGAGCCCTGTTGATCTGGGTCATCATCCCCGCACAGCGACGGATGCTGGCGGATCCACGACACGAACCGAGCACCCGCCGCCGCGCCGGCGCAGCAGCAGGAATCCTCAACTCGATTTGGTTCGCCATCCTCGTCCTCATGGTCCTGAAACCCGGGGCAGGCGGATGA
- a CDS encoding COG4315 family predicted lipoprotein, producing the protein MRSLTTRFSAAAAAIVLVLTGSGCTSAPSEHDELRASAITIAKLPGLGDALVDGEGFVLYVFEPDAAQTVTCTFTCANRWPPLRAIDGGTPTAGDGIDASLIGTLPNPAGGEVITYNGWPLYGYTADKNPGDARGQDTYLNGGVWYVMQPDGQPLIP; encoded by the coding sequence ATGAGATCTCTGACAACCCGCTTCTCCGCGGCCGCTGCCGCCATCGTTCTCGTGCTGACCGGCAGCGGATGCACGAGCGCACCCTCCGAACACGACGAGTTACGCGCATCCGCCATCACGATCGCCAAGTTGCCAGGGCTCGGTGACGCTCTCGTCGACGGTGAAGGCTTCGTCCTGTACGTCTTCGAACCGGACGCCGCTCAGACCGTGACCTGCACCTTCACGTGCGCCAACAGATGGCCCCCGCTGCGCGCGATCGACGGCGGTACCCCAACCGCGGGAGACGGCATCGACGCCTCGCTCATCGGCACACTGCCAAACCCCGCCGGTGGTGAAGTCATCACCTACAACGGTTGGCCGCTCTACGGCTACACAGCCGACAAGAACCCCGGAGATGCGCGCGGACAGGACACCTACCTCAACGGAGGCGTGTGGTACGTCATGCAACCCGACGGCCAGCCCCTGATCCCATAA
- a CDS encoding GlxA family transcriptional regulator: MYTVVALALPDVIAFDLATAVETFGRVTLPDGRLAYRVIVAGTAPTVDAGPLQIATSVGLEALERADTIMVPGRNDAAAPLPDGVADALRAAAAAGTRIASICVGAFVLADAGLLDGQRATTHWLAADLLARRFPRVIVEPDVLYTDNGQVLTSAGAAAGLDLCLHMIRRDFGAAVAAHASRLAVAPLHRTGGQAQFIVRNPPTYRTATLEDVLVWIEENAHRPLTLADIATAAHTSIRTLTRRFHQETGQAPMEWVTGVRIRHAQELLETTDHSIERIARQVGFSSPSAFRDQFRRATRVSPSEYRATFSGRPPYDNDEATR, translated from the coding sequence ATGTACACCGTTGTCGCGCTCGCTCTTCCTGATGTGATCGCGTTCGATCTGGCCACCGCAGTGGAGACGTTTGGTCGTGTGACGCTCCCGGACGGGCGCCTGGCGTATCGGGTGATCGTCGCCGGGACGGCGCCCACGGTCGACGCGGGCCCCCTCCAGATCGCCACGAGCGTGGGTCTCGAAGCGCTAGAGCGGGCGGACACGATCATGGTTCCAGGGCGCAACGACGCGGCCGCGCCGCTCCCGGACGGCGTCGCGGACGCGCTCCGTGCGGCAGCGGCGGCGGGGACGCGCATCGCTTCGATCTGCGTGGGGGCGTTCGTGCTCGCAGACGCAGGGCTCCTCGATGGGCAGCGCGCGACGACCCACTGGCTCGCCGCCGATCTGCTCGCACGACGGTTCCCGCGGGTGATCGTGGAGCCGGATGTGCTCTACACCGACAATGGGCAGGTGCTCACTTCGGCGGGTGCGGCCGCAGGGCTGGACCTGTGCCTGCACATGATCCGTCGGGACTTCGGTGCAGCGGTCGCCGCCCACGCGTCACGGTTGGCGGTCGCGCCGCTGCACCGCACAGGAGGGCAGGCGCAGTTCATCGTCCGGAATCCGCCCACCTACCGCACCGCCACGCTGGAGGACGTGCTCGTGTGGATCGAGGAGAACGCCCACCGTCCGCTCACGCTCGCCGACATCGCAACAGCAGCCCACACGAGCATCCGTACTCTGACCCGACGTTTTCACCAGGAGACCGGGCAGGCTCCCATGGAATGGGTCACCGGTGTGCGCATCCGGCACGCGCAGGAGCTGCTGGAGACCACCGACCACAGCATCGAGCGCATCGCCCGACAGGTCGGCTTCAGCAGCCCCAGCGCCTTCCGCGACCAGTTCCGCCGCGCCACCCGAGTCTCTCCCAGCGAGTACCGCGCAACATTCTCCGGCCGTCCGCCATACGACAACGACGAGGCGACCCGGTGA
- a CDS encoding sensor histidine kinase, which translates to MLAITYGLVDQTTRSESLTLVQPDGTGVVVDVDLDGAPPLGQPETTGDGPGLTPPGLDPAELRDRAAQQHTERMLTLLGQSAIALGIMTLVSVVLGWIVATRALRPLRAITATTRRITAQNLDERLSLDGPRDELTELGDTIDGLLTRLDGSFRAQRIFVANASHELRTPLARQRTVAQVALDDPAATIESLRAAHERVLAAGAQQEQIIDALLTLARGQAGVRSSEPIDLASLVRDCLAHSQSPAKQQNLTLDAKLSPASVVGDPRLIERLIANLLDNAIRYNRPGGSVHISTSTSNGMVELKITNTGDTVPEDSVDALLEPFWRLDRTRTAHGDGHGYGLGLSIVHAIAETHGANLEIRPRPGGGLCVSVAWNEERDEAG; encoded by the coding sequence ATGCTCGCGATCACCTATGGTCTCGTCGACCAGACGACCCGATCGGAGTCGCTCACTCTTGTCCAGCCCGACGGCACCGGGGTGGTCGTCGACGTCGACCTCGACGGTGCTCCGCCGCTCGGTCAGCCGGAGACGACGGGCGACGGCCCAGGGCTGACGCCTCCGGGTCTCGACCCCGCCGAGCTTCGCGACCGCGCGGCGCAGCAGCACACCGAGCGGATGCTCACGCTGCTCGGCCAATCCGCGATCGCGCTGGGCATCATGACGTTGGTCTCGGTCGTGCTCGGCTGGATCGTCGCCACCAGAGCGCTGCGCCCTCTCCGCGCCATCACGGCGACGACACGACGTATCACCGCTCAGAACCTCGACGAACGCCTCTCCCTGGATGGCCCCCGAGACGAGCTCACCGAACTCGGCGACACCATCGACGGATTGCTCACGCGATTGGACGGCTCGTTCCGGGCACAACGCATCTTCGTCGCCAACGCGTCGCACGAACTCCGCACACCGCTCGCCCGGCAACGCACAGTGGCCCAGGTCGCCCTAGACGACCCAGCCGCCACAATCGAATCCCTTCGCGCCGCCCACGAACGCGTGCTCGCGGCCGGCGCGCAGCAGGAGCAGATCATCGACGCCCTACTCACTCTCGCGAGAGGACAGGCCGGAGTCCGCAGCTCCGAACCCATCGATCTCGCCTCCCTCGTTCGTGACTGCCTGGCTCACAGCCAATCGCCCGCGAAACAACAGAACCTCACGCTCGATGCCAAGCTCTCGCCCGCATCCGTGGTCGGCGACCCCCGGCTGATCGAGCGCCTCATAGCAAACCTGCTCGACAACGCGATCCGCTACAACCGCCCCGGCGGCTCCGTGCACATCAGCACCAGTACCAGCAACGGGATGGTCGAGCTCAAGATCACCAACACAGGAGACACCGTCCCGGAGGACTCCGTCGATGCCCTGCTCGAACCATTCTGGCGTCTCGACCGCACTCGCACCGCACACGGGGACGGGCACGGATACGGACTCGGACTGTCCATCGTCCACGCCATCGCCGAGACCCACGGCGCGAACCTTGAGATCCGGCCACGGCCTGGTGGTGGGCTCTGCGTCTCCGTGGCATGGAACGAGGAGCGGGACGAAGCAGGCTGA
- a CDS encoding FAD-dependent monooxygenase → MVAPESIDPIPSPSQEPAVGPRRPPNTGAGPTGLMLACELALTGVRSVVIDRLPEASREAKANGLLGQVVRVLDHRGLLARLAGSEDAPEPNSAYLAPEGLILWGGVGVDSGAVAVEDADRFGAV, encoded by the coding sequence ATGGTTGCGCCGGAATCCATCGATCCCATCCCGTCCCCCTCTCAGGAACCCGCCGTAGGCCCGCGAAGGCCACCGAATACCGGGGCCGGTCCTACGGGGCTGATGCTGGCGTGTGAGCTCGCGCTTACCGGCGTCCGGTCCGTCGTCATCGACCGGCTTCCGGAGGCGAGCCGTGAAGCAAAAGCGAACGGGCTTCTGGGGCAGGTGGTGCGTGTGCTGGATCATCGCGGCCTGCTTGCCCGGCTCGCGGGCTCCGAGGACGCGCCGGAGCCCAACTCCGCGTACTTGGCACCCGAGGGCCTAATCCTGTGGGGTGGTGTGGGTGTGGATTCTGGCGCCGTCGCGGTTGAAGATGCTGATCGCTTCGGCGCTGTCTGA
- a CDS encoding NAD(P)/FAD-dependent oxidoreductase, which yields MAEQLWDAVIVGAGPAGLTAAVMLGRSRRRVLVIDAGSGRNRFAAHMHGVLGHDGLPPSELRRLGRAEAEGYGVVFHDGTVREVTNVPAGVRVTADDGSVHRARALVIATGLRDDLPAIGGLAERWGKTVLHCPYCHGWEVRSQHLGVLATSPLALHQVELVRQLSDQVTFFSAGAGDLSPDDEKRLAARGIRIEPAPVTEIHGPAPAISQVALADGRTTSVDAIFTAGTLHPLDEFVAGLDLDRVDTPVGSFLSVDRTGQTSHERIWAAGNVVDPGANVAMSLGAGAITGGVVNARLAKEDTDTALATPARVS from the coding sequence ATGGCAGAACAACTTTGGGATGCAGTGATCGTCGGCGCCGGTCCGGCGGGGTTGACCGCGGCGGTGATGCTCGGGCGCTCTCGCCGTCGTGTGCTCGTGATCGATGCGGGCAGTGGGCGCAATCGTTTCGCCGCGCACATGCACGGCGTGCTCGGCCATGACGGGCTCCCCCCGTCCGAGTTGCGCCGGCTCGGGCGCGCCGAAGCCGAGGGCTACGGAGTGGTCTTCCATGACGGGACCGTGCGGGAGGTCACCAACGTACCCGCCGGGGTGCGCGTGACCGCGGATGATGGTTCCGTCCACCGTGCGCGTGCGCTGGTCATCGCCACCGGGCTGCGGGACGACCTGCCCGCGATCGGCGGGCTGGCCGAGCGGTGGGGCAAGACGGTGCTGCACTGCCCGTACTGTCATGGGTGGGAGGTTCGCAGCCAGCACCTGGGCGTGCTTGCCACCTCGCCGCTCGCCCTGCACCAGGTTGAGCTCGTGCGACAGCTCAGCGACCAGGTCACCTTCTTCTCCGCAGGCGCAGGCGACCTCTCCCCCGACGACGAGAAGCGCCTGGCCGCGCGCGGCATCCGGATCGAACCGGCGCCTGTCACCGAGATTCACGGGCCCGCCCCCGCGATCTCACAGGTCGCGCTTGCGGACGGCCGCACCACCTCCGTCGATGCGATCTTCACCGCGGGCACCCTGCACCCGCTTGACGAGTTCGTCGCCGGGCTGGACCTCGACCGCGTCGACACTCCCGTCGGCTCGTTCCTCAGCGTCGACCGCACCGGTCAGACCAGCCACGAACGTATCTGGGCTGCCGGGAACGTCGTCGACCCTGGCGCGAACGTGGCGATGTCACTCGGGGCCGGGGCCATCACCGGTGGCGTCGTCAACGCTCGACTCGCTAAAGAGGACACAGACACCGCCCTCGCCACGCCTGCGCGGGTGTCCTGA
- a CDS encoding DJ-1/PfpI family protein, translating to MSVQIVLFDGFDPLDVIAPFEVFVAGSEYFLDNALDITLVSAEGARDVVSGSQGLRLRATAALDPHRPGIVLVPGASGPVDGDPDEGAETIPVLLARFAATGAMPLIAEAMHNPDVLVAAVCGGSLALAMGGLLEGRNVVTHALGMPLLDATGATAVNARVVDDGDLVTAGGVTSGLDLALYLLDRQFGPRIAHAVEGLFEYERRGTVWRAEGTVPATVPAIPAA from the coding sequence ATGTCCGTGCAGATCGTGCTGTTCGACGGGTTTGATCCGCTCGATGTGATCGCGCCGTTCGAGGTGTTCGTCGCAGGCAGCGAGTACTTCCTCGACAACGCACTCGACATCACTCTGGTCAGCGCCGAAGGGGCGCGCGATGTCGTCTCCGGCTCGCAAGGCCTCAGGCTCCGCGCGACGGCGGCGCTCGATCCCCACCGGCCGGGGATCGTGCTCGTGCCCGGTGCATCCGGGCCGGTTGACGGCGACCCCGACGAGGGCGCCGAGACGATCCCGGTCCTTTTGGCACGGTTCGCGGCGACCGGCGCGATGCCGCTCATCGCCGAAGCAATGCACAACCCCGACGTCCTGGTCGCGGCAGTGTGCGGCGGCTCACTCGCGCTCGCGATGGGTGGGCTCCTCGAAGGCCGCAATGTCGTCACCCACGCCCTCGGGATGCCGCTGCTCGACGCAACCGGCGCGACGGCGGTGAACGCCCGCGTTGTCGACGACGGCGACCTCGTCACCGCTGGAGGCGTCACCTCCGGGCTCGACCTGGCGCTCTACCTGCTGGATAGGCAGTTCGGGCCCCGGATCGCCCACGCCGTCGAGGGCCTGTTCGAGTACGAGCGGCGCGGCACCGTCTGGCGTGCCGAAGGGACAGTCCCAGCCACGGTGCCCGCGATCCCCGCGGCCTGA
- the map gene encoding type I methionyl aminopeptidase, producing MIEILTPSELDRARVTARVVGDILQSLKARCRVGTNLLDIDQWAREMIDAAGAASCYVDYAPSCGRGPFGHYICTAVNDAVLHGMPRDYRLADGDLLTLDLAVIKDGVAADAAISFIVGDTRNPQDVAMIDATERALVAAIHVAAPGLRLGDLSHAIEQVLSGAGYLINTEFGGHGIGSTMHQDPHVSNKGRPGRGYRLRPGLLLALEPWVMADTDRLITDPDDGWTLRSATGCRTAHTEHTIAITDHGAEILTLPQQ from the coding sequence ATGATCGAGATCCTCACTCCGAGCGAGCTGGACCGGGCGCGGGTCACCGCCCGGGTTGTCGGCGACATCCTCCAGAGCCTCAAGGCCCGGTGCCGGGTGGGGACGAACCTGCTCGACATCGACCAGTGGGCGCGGGAGATGATCGACGCGGCGGGAGCGGCCTCGTGCTACGTCGACTATGCGCCGTCGTGCGGGCGCGGTCCCTTTGGGCACTACATCTGCACCGCCGTCAACGACGCCGTGCTGCACGGCATGCCACGCGACTACCGCCTCGCGGATGGGGACCTGCTCACCCTCGACCTCGCGGTCATCAAGGACGGGGTCGCGGCGGACGCCGCGATCAGCTTCATCGTCGGCGACACCCGCAACCCGCAGGACGTCGCGATGATCGACGCCACCGAACGGGCGCTGGTGGCCGCGATTCATGTTGCCGCGCCGGGGTTGCGGCTGGGGGACCTCTCGCACGCGATCGAGCAGGTGCTGTCGGGCGCCGGCTACCTGATCAATACCGAGTTCGGTGGTCACGGCATCGGATCGACGATGCACCAGGACCCGCACGTGTCCAACAAGGGACGACCCGGCCGAGGATACCGGCTGCGGCCCGGGCTGCTGCTGGCCTTGGAGCCGTGGGTGATGGCCGATACCGACCGGCTCATCACCGACCCGGACGACGGGTGGACGCTGCGCAGCGCAACCGGATGCCGCACCGCCCACACCGAGCACACCATCGCCATCACCGACCATGGCGCCGAGATCCTCACCCTCCCACAGCAATAG
- a CDS encoding ABC transporter ATP-binding protein, with protein sequence MVVLRVLSALELISLAVILTNRFTVHLPVVTSTGGPLHGLFYVSTILLALFLPLPRASKWLAVVPGVGGVLALWRAHRHTPAPADEPPSALDVTDDQRRQAIVIADRVTATLSSDTRIGPLSFAVPRGTITGLVGPNGAGKTTALRLMCALVAPSSGSILTADDPSGAAARMGVLIDSPGLLPSLTARDNLLVLARLAGWEPAVVDQALERVEMTPVAHRTVGTFSLGMKQRIGLAAALLADPDIVILDEPTNGLDPRGKADLRVFLRELSAEGKTIILATHALDEVDELCDHLIAMNRGRVIFQGTPAQMRRVIPETILCRAAGPSERDAAAAAFVDTGYEVALDRDAIRVTADTGHGAVLNRLAQKAGTTLTEITAERPTLEQAFLHLTSARATPDTHDRAGSEEEDVEVPA encoded by the coding sequence ATGGTTGTTCTGCGAGTCCTGTCCGCTCTGGAACTGATCTCGCTGGCCGTCATCCTCACCAACAGGTTCACTGTTCACCTTCCTGTCGTGACCTCGACGGGCGGACCGCTGCACGGCCTCTTCTATGTGTCGACGATCCTGCTGGCGCTGTTCCTTCCGCTTCCCCGCGCCTCGAAGTGGCTCGCGGTCGTCCCCGGTGTCGGCGGCGTCCTCGCCCTCTGGCGGGCACACCGGCACACTCCGGCCCCGGCAGACGAGCCCCCGTCGGCGCTGGATGTCACGGATGACCAACGCAGACAGGCGATCGTCATCGCTGACCGTGTCACTGCAACACTGTCCAGCGACACGCGGATCGGCCCGCTGAGTTTCGCCGTGCCGCGCGGGACGATCACCGGGCTGGTCGGACCGAACGGTGCGGGAAAGACCACGGCGCTGCGGCTCATGTGCGCACTGGTGGCACCGTCGAGCGGCAGCATCCTCACCGCAGACGACCCGTCCGGTGCCGCCGCACGGATGGGTGTGCTGATCGACTCCCCGGGACTGCTGCCCAGCCTCACCGCCAGGGACAACCTGCTCGTCCTTGCTCGCCTAGCCGGATGGGAACCTGCCGTCGTAGATCAGGCGCTGGAACGTGTCGAGATGACCCCGGTGGCGCATCGCACGGTGGGAACCTTCTCGCTGGGCATGAAGCAGCGGATCGGTCTGGCGGCAGCTCTCCTGGCAGACCCGGACATCGTGATCCTCGACGAACCGACGAACGGTCTGGACCCTCGCGGGAAAGCAGACCTGCGCGTGTTCTTGCGGGAACTGTCTGCCGAAGGCAAGACGATCATCCTCGCAACCCACGCACTCGACGAGGTCGACGAGCTCTGCGATCACCTCATCGCGATGAACCGCGGACGCGTGATCTTTCAGGGCACTCCGGCGCAGATGCGTCGGGTGATCCCCGAGACCATCCTGTGCCGTGCAGCCGGTCCGTCTGAGCGTGACGCAGCGGCAGCCGCCTTCGTCGACACGGGATACGAGGTTGCGCTTGACCGGGACGCCATACGAGTCACCGCCGATACCGGCCACGGTGCTGTCCTCAATCGCCTCGCGCAGAAGGCCGGGACAACGCTCACGGAGATCACCGCAGAACGGCCCACGCTGGAGCAGGCGTTCCTGCACCTGACATCCGCACGCGCCACCCCTGACACGCATGACCGTGCAGGAAGCGAAGAAGAGGATGTGGAGGTGCCGGCGTGA
- a CDS encoding helix-turn-helix domain-containing protein, whose translation MESARIGSRLRAIRRSQGLTLEELAAAAGMSVSTLSRLESGKRQANLELLVPLTRRLGIRVDDLVADERPDPRVRRPPIHRDGLVIVPLAPEHAPVMTYRITYPPRAQAPEPRVHDGYEWIYVLSGRLRLILGDQDLVLEPGEAAEFDTRTPHSMSAAGSDSAEAISIFNRDGARIHTHTTPQD comes from the coding sequence ATGGAGAGCGCACGGATCGGGTCGAGGCTGCGCGCGATCCGCCGATCACAGGGTCTGACCCTGGAAGAGCTGGCCGCGGCCGCAGGCATGTCGGTAAGCACGCTCTCGCGTCTGGAATCGGGTAAACGTCAGGCGAATCTCGAACTGCTCGTACCTTTGACGCGACGGCTCGGCATCCGAGTCGATGACCTGGTCGCCGACGAACGTCCCGACCCGCGGGTACGCAGGCCGCCGATCCACCGCGATGGCCTGGTCATCGTCCCCCTGGCCCCCGAACATGCACCGGTCATGACCTACCGCATCACCTACCCACCACGGGCGCAGGCGCCCGAACCGCGGGTGCACGACGGTTATGAGTGGATCTATGTGCTGAGCGGTCGGCTCCGGCTTATCCTCGGGGACCAGGATCTCGTTCTCGAGCCGGGCGAAGCCGCGGAGTTCGACACCCGCACCCCCCACAGCATGAGCGCCGCAGGATCAGACAGCGCCGAAGCGATCAGCATCTTCAACCGCGACGGCGCCAGAATCCACACCCACACCACCCCACAGGATTAG
- a CDS encoding Dyp-type peroxidase: MAEHHTSRRAFLIGGAASLGAAAAGVAAGSLLTTAVTPEAGSDAQPDTQTTVPLYGIHQPGIAEPPPAQAAFLGFDLAPGTSRTAVAEVMKKWTMISAALAMGDTSADESLVSVGTEPGRFTMTVGISGPGLDALGAERPAPLVDHPVFPGDQIDERMSFGHMFVQLCSADRVYLAGAIRAVRQSAAAALTPRWQFSGFRNADADSTPRNGRNLMGQIDGTNNIAASRATEGGAVWVKDAGPRWLIGGSYVAIRRFRMLLGAWEDTPRGTQDRTIGRHLDTGAPIGSRQEQDPVDLDATDASGAPLIPLDAHIRLAAPRRGAGEEMLRRSYSYSTGQFDSAMGDEDAGLIFVSYQSDPTTSFIPVQQRLADSDALNRFVIATSSSLFAVFPGVQDSDDWYGRELLS, from the coding sequence ATGGCCGAGCACCACACCAGCCGTCGCGCGTTCCTCATCGGAGGCGCCGCCAGCCTCGGAGCCGCAGCCGCAGGCGTGGCCGCCGGATCCCTGCTGACCACCGCCGTGACCCCGGAAGCGGGGTCGGATGCGCAACCCGATACGCAGACCACGGTTCCCCTCTACGGCATCCACCAGCCTGGCATCGCCGAACCACCGCCTGCTCAGGCAGCGTTCCTCGGATTCGACCTCGCGCCGGGAACCAGCCGCACTGCCGTCGCCGAAGTCATGAAGAAGTGGACGATGATCTCAGCCGCGCTCGCAATGGGCGACACCTCGGCAGATGAATCGCTCGTCTCGGTGGGAACCGAACCTGGCCGGTTCACCATGACCGTCGGGATCAGCGGCCCGGGACTGGATGCGCTCGGCGCTGAGCGCCCCGCACCGCTTGTCGACCATCCCGTCTTTCCCGGCGACCAGATCGACGAGCGCATGTCGTTCGGGCACATGTTCGTCCAGTTGTGCTCAGCGGACCGCGTCTACCTCGCCGGCGCGATTCGCGCAGTGCGGCAATCGGCAGCGGCCGCGTTGACGCCGCGATGGCAGTTCAGCGGTTTCCGTAACGCGGATGCCGACAGCACACCGCGCAACGGCCGCAACCTCATGGGCCAGATCGATGGCACCAACAACATCGCCGCCAGCCGGGCCACCGAAGGCGGAGCTGTCTGGGTGAAGGACGCCGGACCCCGATGGCTGATCGGGGGAAGCTATGTCGCGATCCGGCGGTTCCGCATGCTCCTGGGTGCGTGGGAAGACACGCCACGCGGCACGCAGGACCGTACGATCGGCAGGCATCTGGATACCGGCGCCCCAATCGGTTCCCGTCAGGAGCAGGATCCGGTCGACCTGGATGCGACAGACGCTTCCGGGGCTCCCCTGATTCCGCTCGACGCGCACATCCGGCTGGCCGCACCCCGCCGCGGCGCTGGCGAGGAGATGCTGCGGCGGTCGTACTCCTACTCCACCGGGCAGTTCGACAGCGCGATGGGCGATGAGGATGCCGGGCTGATCTTCGTGTCCTATCAGTCCGACCCCACCACCAGTTTCATCCCTGTGCAGCAGCGTCTCGCGGATAGCGACGCGCTGAACCGGTTCGTGATCGCCACGTCGAGCTCACTGTTCGCCGTCTTCCCCGGCGTCCAGGACTCCGACGACTGGTACGGACGAGAGCTGCTGTCGTGA